Proteins encoded together in one Anopheles darlingi chromosome 3, idAnoDarlMG_H_01, whole genome shotgun sequence window:
- the LOC125955141 gene encoding acidic leucine-rich nuclear phosphoprotein 32 family member A isoform X1 codes for MEKRILLEKRGRTDDQITELILDNCRSTYIDGLTDNFTALETLSLINVGLVSLKNFPKLINLRKLELSDNRISNSLSHLVGSPKLTHLNLSGNRIKDFDELKPLQNLENLEVLDLFNNQVTLVENYRDKIFQLLPSLKYLDGFDKDFAEAPSDDEEIVDDGKPHPSRFSINGIEIDLDELEELETRIQQKRCIEKMTINDAIDGLESSMQKLDIANSTISSSKTTKDEDEFEKDDIDYLYEEIQRKQAIIHDEERQHRYMPSIFSTLFMFASLLAFINQICFHNMSPMIKEEDACNRGFIEEEDTCEDSDDVSLAYLYNDDLEEDQEDWKSVEGDYNQGDDDSDSDDEEGIENCEVEEASSDGPREDDEETEDNDDDSEEAPTDATETGPGANRAPGDAGDSRKKAVVSDVRGKKRKLDGTDSDG; via the exons ATGGAGAAACGTATTTTATTGGAGAAGCGAGGTCGCACAGACGATCAG ATCACAGAGCTCATCCTCGACAACTGTCGCAGTACCTATATTGATGGACTAACAGACAATTTTACTGCGTTGGAAACGCTTAGTCTTATCAATGTGGGTTTAGTATCGCTGAAAAACTTTCCtaaattaatcaatttaagAAAGTTAGAACTATCTGACAACAGGATTTCTAATAGCTTAAGTCATCTTGTTGGAAGTCCAAAGCTGACGCATTTGAATTTGTCAGGAAATCGTATAAAAGATTTCGACGAGCTGAAACCATTACAAAATTTGGAAAATCTAGAAGTGCTGGAcctttttaacaatcaagtgacGTTAGTTGAAAATTATCGtgataaaatatttcaattgtTGCCATCGTTaaagtacttagatgg ATTCGACAAGGATTTTGCCGAAGCTCCATCTGATGACGAGGAAATAGTTG ATGATGGTAAACCACATCCCTCGCGGTTCTCCATTAACGgaattgaaatcgatctaGATGAATTGGAAGAACTCGAAACTCGGATACAACAAAAGCGATGTATAGAAAAAATGACGATTAATGATGCGATTGATGGGCTTGAGTCCAGTATGCAAAAACTTGATATAGCCAACAGCACTATAAGTTCTTCTAAAACGAcaaaagacgaagacgaattCGAAAAAGATGACATAGATTACTTGTATGAAGAGATACAGCGAAAACAAGCAATCATTCACGATGAAGAAAGGCAACATCGATACATGCCATCAATTTTCTCGACACTGTTTATGTTTGCCTCTTTGCTTGCATTCATTAATCAAATATGTTTTCACAATATGTCCCCAATGATTAAGGAGGAAGATGCTTGCAATCGGGGTTTCATTG AAGAAGAGGACACTTGCGAGGACTCGGATGACGTTTCTCTGGCTTATCTGTATAACGATGATCTTGAGGAGGACCAGGAAGATTGGAAGAGCGTTGAGGGTGATTACAACCAAGGAGATGACGATAGTGATAGCGACGATGAAGAAGGAATAGAAAACTGTGAAGTGGAAGAAGCAAGTAGCGATGGTCCTAGggaggatgatgaagaaaCAGAAGATAACGACGATGATTCTGAAGAGGCTCCGACGGATGCTACAGAAACAGGGCCAGGCGCAAACCGTGCACCTGGCGATGCAGGAGATTCCCGCAAGAAAG CTGTTGTATCAGATGTCAGGGGTAAAAAGAGGAAGCTCGACGGTACGGACAGCGATGGTTGA
- the LOC125955141 gene encoding acidic leucine-rich nuclear phosphoprotein 32 family member A isoform X3: protein MEKRILLEKRGRTDDQITELILDNCRSTYIDGLTDNFTALETLSLINVGLVSLKNFPKLINLRKLELSDNRISNSLSHLVGSPKLTHLNLSGNRIKDFDELKPLQNLENLEVLDLFNNQVTLVENYRDKIFQLLPSLKYLDGFDKDFAEAPSDDEEIVEEDTCEDSDDVSLAYLYNDDLEEDQEDWKSVEGDYNQGDDDSDSDDEEGIENCEVEEASSDGPREDDEETEDNDDDSEEAPTDATETGPGANRAPGDAGDSRKKAVVSDVRGKKRKLDGTDSDG, encoded by the exons ATGGAGAAACGTATTTTATTGGAGAAGCGAGGTCGCACAGACGATCAG ATCACAGAGCTCATCCTCGACAACTGTCGCAGTACCTATATTGATGGACTAACAGACAATTTTACTGCGTTGGAAACGCTTAGTCTTATCAATGTGGGTTTAGTATCGCTGAAAAACTTTCCtaaattaatcaatttaagAAAGTTAGAACTATCTGACAACAGGATTTCTAATAGCTTAAGTCATCTTGTTGGAAGTCCAAAGCTGACGCATTTGAATTTGTCAGGAAATCGTATAAAAGATTTCGACGAGCTGAAACCATTACAAAATTTGGAAAATCTAGAAGTGCTGGAcctttttaacaatcaagtgacGTTAGTTGAAAATTATCGtgataaaatatttcaattgtTGCCATCGTTaaagtacttagatgg ATTCGACAAGGATTTTGCCGAAGCTCCATCTGATGACGAGGAAATAGTTG AAGAGGACACTTGCGAGGACTCGGATGACGTTTCTCTGGCTTATCTGTATAACGATGATCTTGAGGAGGACCAGGAAGATTGGAAGAGCGTTGAGGGTGATTACAACCAAGGAGATGACGATAGTGATAGCGACGATGAAGAAGGAATAGAAAACTGTGAAGTGGAAGAAGCAAGTAGCGATGGTCCTAGggaggatgatgaagaaaCAGAAGATAACGACGATGATTCTGAAGAGGCTCCGACGGATGCTACAGAAACAGGGCCAGGCGCAAACCGTGCACCTGGCGATGCAGGAGATTCCCGCAAGAAAG CTGTTGTATCAGATGTCAGGGGTAAAAAGAGGAAGCTCGACGGTACGGACAGCGATGGTTGA
- the LOC125955141 gene encoding acidic leucine-rich nuclear phosphoprotein 32 family member A isoform X2, which produces MEKRILLEKRGRTDDQITELILDNCRSTYIDGLTDNFTALETLSLINVGLVSLKNFPKLINLRKLELSDNRISNSLSHLVGSPKLTHLNLSGNRIKDFDELKPLQNLENLEVLDLFNNQVTLVENYRDKIFQLLPSLKYLDGFDKDFAEAPSDDEEIVEEEDTCEDSDDVSLAYLYNDDLEEDQEDWKSVEGDYNQGDDDSDSDDEEGIENCEVEEASSDGPREDDEETEDNDDDSEEAPTDATETGPGANRAPGDAGDSRKKAVVSDVRGKKRKLDGTDSDG; this is translated from the exons ATGGAGAAACGTATTTTATTGGAGAAGCGAGGTCGCACAGACGATCAG ATCACAGAGCTCATCCTCGACAACTGTCGCAGTACCTATATTGATGGACTAACAGACAATTTTACTGCGTTGGAAACGCTTAGTCTTATCAATGTGGGTTTAGTATCGCTGAAAAACTTTCCtaaattaatcaatttaagAAAGTTAGAACTATCTGACAACAGGATTTCTAATAGCTTAAGTCATCTTGTTGGAAGTCCAAAGCTGACGCATTTGAATTTGTCAGGAAATCGTATAAAAGATTTCGACGAGCTGAAACCATTACAAAATTTGGAAAATCTAGAAGTGCTGGAcctttttaacaatcaagtgacGTTAGTTGAAAATTATCGtgataaaatatttcaattgtTGCCATCGTTaaagtacttagatgg ATTCGACAAGGATTTTGCCGAAGCTCCATCTGATGACGAGGAAATAGTTG AAGAAGAGGACACTTGCGAGGACTCGGATGACGTTTCTCTGGCTTATCTGTATAACGATGATCTTGAGGAGGACCAGGAAGATTGGAAGAGCGTTGAGGGTGATTACAACCAAGGAGATGACGATAGTGATAGCGACGATGAAGAAGGAATAGAAAACTGTGAAGTGGAAGAAGCAAGTAGCGATGGTCCTAGggaggatgatgaagaaaCAGAAGATAACGACGATGATTCTGAAGAGGCTCCGACGGATGCTACAGAAACAGGGCCAGGCGCAAACCGTGCACCTGGCGATGCAGGAGATTCCCGCAAGAAAG CTGTTGTATCAGATGTCAGGGGTAAAAAGAGGAAGCTCGACGGTACGGACAGCGATGGTTGA